TGCTATTCTATGAACATGCGTATCTACCCCTAGGAATGAAAACAAGATATTTGCACGTAAAGTTTGTTTGACGTATTACAGTGACCATTACGTACCAATGCCGACTGTTTTGTCCCAACCAATATTGACAGTGAGAACAGCCATTTTTTGTCCTACTCCGGGAAGTTTGCATAATTCTTCTACACTTTCTGGAATATCACTGTTGTATTGCTCTGCCAAAATGGctgctgtttttttaatatatgaTGCCTTTTTCTAAATAATGACAGATAtattagaattttttaaaacacatgGATTATCTTTCTTATACCTTCCAAAATCCAACAGGATGGATCAAAGTTGCTATAACATTTTCATCTGTATTAATGATATTTTCTATTGTGAGCCCATGCTTTCTTAATTTTTGCATGGCAGCAAAAGTTACTTGGTCTTTTGTTTGACTTGACAACATGAGTGAAACCAGGACTTGAAATCGTTTAACCTGCAATTAAAATGTACAGTGAATGAGCCCAAAGTTTCTTGATAATAACCTGTAAAACCATACTTCCTGGGAGCTTTCTGCATCTGCACATTGCTCAGCACCCATATGATCAACTGGGGCATCTTTCTTTGTTCGCATTATTTGGATGTTTTTCAGAACAGTTTCCCAGTTCTCAGGCCTAATGGGTTCCTTTGTGACATTTTCTTCAACTGAAACAACAACTTTTTTCCTGgctttttttactttgaccTTTTCTTCCACTAATTCGTTCACGTCGGtttctagttttatttttaacgcTTTTTGTTTGATGAGATTCGAACGAGTTTGCCGTTTCGGCGAACATGCCATGTTGGAAGGAGCTGGCTGACATTCTTGTTTGGAGATAAAGTAGGTAGATTTAGCAGAACTCATTTCCATAACTGTAATAACATTAAAAGTGGCTATCTTGACGTGATTCACACGcggcgaaaacaaaaacatgtcTAATGTTTATTTATCTTGCTACCCATGTTGCCAAATGTAAAGTAGGGGAAGCCATGCGAgctgtttccatttttccatttgtttttccttatagtttacacaaaaattgtttgtaaacatttttttcaatagaagtAACATGGAAATAGAATTTCAATGGGTTGTTTTCTCCATGAGAATAAGCTGTCTGTGATCTGAAaggctttttaaaaagaattctgaaaaTAAATAGCTGATGCCGACCCATTGTTCCAGACTAGAAATCCTTCCGTCATCAAGGATGGGAATTTTCTCAGCGATTTCACCCG
The nucleotide sequence above comes from Daphnia carinata strain CSIRO-1 chromosome 3, CSIRO_AGI_Dcar_HiC_V3, whole genome shotgun sequence. Encoded proteins:
- the LOC130698542 gene encoding endonuclease III-like protein 1 isoform X1, with the protein product MFLFSPRVNHVKIATFNVITVMEMSSAKSTYFISKQECQPAPSNMACSPKRQTRSNLIKQKALKIKLETDVNELVEEKVKVKKARKKVVVSVEENVTKEPIRPENWETVLKNIQIMRTKKDAPVDHMGAEQCADAESSQEVKRFQVLVSLMLSSQTKDQVTFAAMQKLRKHGLTIENIINTDENVIATLIHPVGFWKKKASYIKKTAAILAEQYNSDIPESVEELCKLPGVGQKMAVLTVNIGWDKTVGIGVDTHVHRIANRLGWTRQPTKTPESTQKELEDWLPRSLWNEVNVLLVGFGQQHCTPVKPHCGTCLNRDLCPVGKSHVSR
- the LOC130698542 gene encoding endonuclease III-like protein 1 isoform X2 gives rise to the protein MEMSSAKSTYFISKQECQPAPSNMACSPKRQTRSNLIKQKALKIKLETDVNELVEEKVKVKKARKKVVVSVEENVTKEPIRPENWETVLKNIQIMRTKKDAPVDHMGAEQCADAESSQEVKRFQVLVSLMLSSQTKDQVTFAAMQKLRKHGLTIENIINTDENVIATLIHPVGFWKKKASYIKKTAAILAEQYNSDIPESVEELCKLPGVGQKMAVLTVNIGWDKTVGIGVDTHVHRIANRLGWTRQPTKTPESTQKELEDWLPRSLWNEVNVLLVGFGQQHCTPVKPHCGTCLNRDLCPVGKSHVSR